In Lujinxingia vulgaris, the genomic stretch GATCACCGGGGCGCGTCGGATTCTTTGAGGGGGGCTTGGGGGGCGCCGGGGGGGCGCGATGTTGGGAGTTGGTGCGTGGGGTGGGGGTTCGCGTGTTGAGGTTGGGTGGTTAGGTGGTTGGGTGGTTGAGGGGCGCCGGTGGTTCGCGATGTGGGTCGATTCGTGAGGGCGTTGGGGGGAGTGCGGGTTTTGGTGGGGCGCCGGTGGTTCGCGATGTTGGGAGTTGTCGCGTGAGGTGGGGGTTCGCGTGTTGTGGTTGGGTGGTTGGGTGGTTGGGTGGTTGTGGGGCGCCGGTGGTTCGCGAAGTGGGTCGATTCGTGAGGGCGTTGGGGGGAGTGCGGGTTTTGGTGGGGCGCCGGTGGTTCGCGATGTTGGGAGTTGTTCCGGGCGTTGGGGGGTGTGCGTTTTGGTGAGGCTGCGCGGCATTATGCGTTCGTCGTGCCGATGCGTGTCGATGTGAAGCGGCGACGGCCGACCTCGGGGGGGAGGATGGAGCCGATCGCGTAGCCAGAGCCGATGTGGGGGTTGGCGAGGCGGCCGCGGACCTGGCCGAGCTCGTGTTCGCGGCGGGCCAGGGCGATGAAGACGCCGTAGCTCCCGAGGCTGGCGGCGTTGAGGCGAGCGCGGGCGAGGAGGGTGGCGGCTTCGCTGAGGTCGTTGCGGGCCAGGGCCACGTCGGCGCGGAAGAGGTCGCAGAGCACGTTGGACGCCAGCACGCGCTCCCCCGGGCCGGCGACCAGCAAAGACGTGAAGAACTCGCCGCGCGCCTTAAAGCCGCTGCCGAGAAGTTGCAGGTAGATGATGTGGGCGCGGGCCACCGCGGTCTGCTCGGCGTCGACGACTTCGTCGGCGAAGGTGACCGCGTCGGAGAGGGCTTCGAAGGCGGCGGCGTCTTCGCCCTGGTCGAAGCAGGCGTAGGCCTGACGCACCAGCGCGTTGAAGGCCAGCTCGCGCTGGCCGGTCTCCTCGCCGACGTAGAAGACGTGCTCGTAATGCTCGTGGGCGATCTGGGGGCGACCCATCGCCAGGTAGAGGTCGCCCAGGTGAAACTGCACCCGGGCGCGGCGCAGCGCGTCGTTGCGGGTGCCGTAGAAGCTCATCGCTTCGACCAGGTGGAGCTCGGCCTGCTGAAGGCTCTCAAGTGCCGCAAGCGCGCGCGCCAGGCCCACGTGCGGGGTGTGCTCGTCGTGCAGGTGATGCGTGGAGGTCAGGGCCAGCGCCCGGGTGAAGTTGTCGCGGGAGGCCTCGAAGAGGCCGGCTGCGAAGTGCGCGCGGCCGAGCTCCTGGAGGCAGGCGACGACGTCGCGGGGGTGATCGTCGTCGTCGAAGATCTCCATGGCGCGTTTGAGGTGGTCGACGGCCTCTAAGAACCGCCCCTGGCGGGTGAGCACATCACCCATGTAGCGGTGCTGGCGGGCGCGCAGGGCGTCGTCCTGCAACTTCTCGGCCTTGTCGATGCTCTGCAGCAGGATGCCCTCGGCCTGGCGGGGGCGGCCAAGCAGCACGGCGCAGCGGCCGATCTCGGCAAGCGTTGCGACGTAGGGGCGGGCCAGCGCCGTCTTTTTAAAGAGGTCGCGGGCGGCCTCGTAGTGGTGCAGCGCGTCTTCATAACGGGTCTGGCTCATGGCCAGGTCCGCCAGGAGTTTGTGGGCGTTGGCGCGCAGGGTGTGATCCTCATCGCGGGCCTCGCGGATCGCGCGCAGGAGCGCGTCTTCGGCGGCGCCGTGCTCGCCAAGCGCGCCCTGCACTTCGCCCAGGCGCAGCCACACGCCGGGGTGGGGCACATAGGCCGCCGCCGGGGTGGGGGAGCGCATGGACAGGTCGTCGAGCAGGGCTTTGAACTGCAAAAAATGCTCGCGCGCCGAGTCCAGGTCGAGTTCCTCGTAGGCCGACTCGCCAGCCTCGACCAGAAGGCTGATGGCGCGCTCAAAGTCGTGGCCCTTGATGGCGTGATGCACAATGCGGCGAAGGTCGCGCGGGGTGGGCCGGGGCGCAAACTCGTGCAAGAGCTTTGCCAGGTTGAGATGGGCCTCAATGGCGTCTTCGCGCTCGGCGAAGAGCTGGCGCAGGTTGTGGGCGTACTCCTGGTCACTGAACGCGATGGCGTCGTCGGTGAGGCGGATGATGCCAAAGCGCTCGGCGTGCTCGAGGATCACGCCCATCACGCGGGTGGTCTCAAAGGGGAGCACGCGATGATAGACGAACTCCCAGAGGGGGCGCTCGATGGCGCGCTCGTCGAGCTGGGCCAGGTAGCCGAGCACGCCGTCGAAGGCCTGATGAATCTCGGCCGGGGGCGCTTCTGAGGGTTGGTCGGGGGAGGTGAAGAGCTCGACGCGCTCGGTGCGCGGCGAGTCGTCGCGGGTCGGTGCGGCGGGCGCTGCGGGCTCGGGGATCAGAGGCTGGGCGCCGTCGGCTATGGCCGCCCAGCGGGCGATCTCCTCGTCGGTGGGATCGGCGGTGGGCACCGGCTCGCGCGTGGTCGACGAAGCGTCGGCCGAAGTTGTTTCGTCGCTTTCCGAAGATCGAAGAGGGCTCGGGGAGCTGCCAAGATACGAGCCGTCGACGGTGGCGCCGGAGCTGATGTCGGCCAGCTCCTGCAAGACCTCGCTCGACTCGGCGTGGCCCTCTTTGCGGGCGCCGGGTTCCAGCAGACGCAGCTGGCGTGCGTAGGTCGCCGGGGCCTCCACGATGGCGTCGGTGTAGCGCATCATGCCCGGGCGGCGGCTCAAGGCGTCGGGGTGCACGGTGACGACCACAAGGATGGGGGCCGGATGCACCTGAAGTTCGCGCAGAAAGCGGTCGAGGAAGGCCAGGGTGAGGGTGTCGAGGGTCTCTAAATTCTCGATGCCCCAGATCAGCGAGCCGACGCGGGAGGCGCGCCGAAAGGGCTCGACCATGCGACTTAAAAAGGCGTCGCGCAGCGAGGTGAGCTCGCTCAAGGGGTTGGAGTCGATGCGCACCGGCATCAGCTCGGTGAGGGTGGCGTCGTCCTGCTCCCCGTGAAGCTCACGCAGCAGGCGGTTGACCTCTTTGATGCCCTCGCCGCGCAGGCGCAGCCCGGCGACCTGCGCCAGATCGGTCTCCAGCCCGGCGGTGGGGCTTGTGGCCGAGGGGTTGGATTCACGGTGGATCAGGCGCACGCCGAGCTGGTTTTTCTGCTGGCGCAGAAAGGCGCGAAGGAGGTTGCTGCGCCCGGTGCCGGGGTTGCCGCGAATGACCGCCAGGCGAAGTTGGGCCGACTCCTGGACCTCGCGCAACATCTCGGAGAGCACCGAGAGCTCCCAGCGGTAGACCTCTTCGGCCAGGCCCGGTTGCTCCAGCTCGTCGCCGGCGGCCGGCAGCGCGACCAGGGGGCGGGGCTGGTTGGATGTGCGCAGGCTGGGCGGCACTTCCCGAAGATCCATATAAGGCAGAAACGCCTCCTGCATCAGCGCTTCCAAGAGCTCGCCGGCGTTGCGGATGCGCCGGTAGGGATCTTTGTGGGTGCAGCTTTTGATGAGCTCAAAAAAGGGCAGATCGGCAAAGGGCGGGGGGAGCTCCAGGGGGGGATCGTTGATCTGTTTGAGCATCACGTCCATCGGGCTCATCTGCCCGTCGTAGGCCGCGCGCCCGGTGATCATCTCAAAGGCGATGTGGCCCAGGGCGTAGACGTCGACCGCCGGGCTGATGTCTTCGGCCATGGCCTGCTCCGGGGCCATGTACAGCGGCGTGCCGAAGACGGTGCCCTCCTGGGTGAGCGGGGCCAGCGAGCTTGCGCGGGCGTCGCCAAAATCGCTCAGGGCCTTGGAGACGCCGAAATCGAGGACTTTGACGTGGTCGTGGCCGTCGCGGTCGACCAGAAAGATGTTCTCGGGCTTAAGGTCGCGGTGGATCAGCCCCATGCGGTGGGCTTCGGCCAGGCTGCGGCAGACCTGGGTGAGGATGGACCAGACCCGCTTGAGATCCATCGGCCGGCCGTGCTGGACCTCATCGCTTAAGTCGCGCCCGCGCAGAAACTCCATGGCGATGTAGCACAGACCCTCTTCGGTCTGGCCGTAGTCGAAGAGGGTGATGGTGTTGGCGTGGGTGAGCTGGCTTGCGAAGAGGGCCTCGCGGCGGAAGCGCTCCACGATCTTGGCGTCGGCCGAGGCCCGCGGCTTGAGCACCTTGAGCGCCACAAAGCGGTTCATGCCCTCCTGGTGGGCACGGTAGACGACGGAGAAGCCCCCGGAGCCGATGATCTCGACGATGCGAAAGCGGCCGGCGACCAGATCGCCGGGTTTGAGCGCCGGAAGATCGCCTTTTTGTGCGTTGGCGAGGGCCTGCATGAAGGGGTCCCTGGTTGGAAGCGTTGCCTGGCGCGGGCCGCGTCAAGCTTTACCTCAACTCATACCAACCGCGCGGCGTCGCGAAAAGTTGCATTTAAGGGGTAGGAGGATGAGTATGCCGCCTGAGCCGGCCATCTGAGGGTCGGGCGTGATGTCTATTGCAAGTGGTTTTGAGCTATGGCGGATCTGGGCACGAGCGCCGAGCGGCGGTTGGCCGCGGCGAGGTTTAT encodes the following:
- a CDS encoding serine/threonine-protein kinase; protein product: MQALANAQKGDLPALKPGDLVAGRFRIVEIIGSGGFSVVYRAHQEGMNRFVALKVLKPRASADAKIVERFRREALFASQLTHANTITLFDYGQTEEGLCYIAMEFLRGRDLSDEVQHGRPMDLKRVWSILTQVCRSLAEAHRMGLIHRDLKPENIFLVDRDGHDHVKVLDFGVSKALSDFGDARASSLAPLTQEGTVFGTPLYMAPEQAMAEDISPAVDVYALGHIAFEMITGRAAYDGQMSPMDVMLKQINDPPLELPPPFADLPFFELIKSCTHKDPYRRIRNAGELLEALMQEAFLPYMDLREVPPSLRTSNQPRPLVALPAAGDELEQPGLAEEVYRWELSVLSEMLREVQESAQLRLAVIRGNPGTGRSNLLRAFLRQQKNQLGVRLIHRESNPSATSPTAGLETDLAQVAGLRLRGEGIKEVNRLLRELHGEQDDATLTELMPVRIDSNPLSELTSLRDAFLSRMVEPFRRASRVGSLIWGIENLETLDTLTLAFLDRFLRELQVHPAPILVVVTVHPDALSRRPGMMRYTDAIVEAPATYARQLRLLEPGARKEGHAESSEVLQELADISSGATVDGSYLGSSPSPLRSSESDETTSADASSTTREPVPTADPTDEEIARWAAIADGAQPLIPEPAAPAAPTRDDSPRTERVELFTSPDQPSEAPPAEIHQAFDGVLGYLAQLDERAIERPLWEFVYHRVLPFETTRVMGVILEHAERFGIIRLTDDAIAFSDQEYAHNLRQLFAEREDAIEAHLNLAKLLHEFAPRPTPRDLRRIVHHAIKGHDFERAISLLVEAGESAYEELDLDSAREHFLQFKALLDDLSMRSPTPAAAYVPHPGVWLRLGEVQGALGEHGAAEDALLRAIREARDEDHTLRANAHKLLADLAMSQTRYEDALHHYEAARDLFKKTALARPYVATLAEIGRCAVLLGRPRQAEGILLQSIDKAEKLQDDALRARQHRYMGDVLTRQGRFLEAVDHLKRAMEIFDDDDHPRDVVACLQELGRAHFAAGLFEASRDNFTRALALTSTHHLHDEHTPHVGLARALAALESLQQAELHLVEAMSFYGTRNDALRRARVQFHLGDLYLAMGRPQIAHEHYEHVFYVGEETGQRELAFNALVRQAYACFDQGEDAAAFEALSDAVTFADEVVDAEQTAVARAHIIYLQLLGSGFKARGEFFTSLLVAGPGERVLASNVLCDLFRADVALARNDLSEAATLLARARLNAASLGSYGVFIALARREHELGQVRGRLANPHIGSGYAIGSILPPEVGRRRFTSTRIGTTNA